TGGGAGCAGGGCCAGCGCACCGCGGTGGCCGGCGTCAAGGCCGAGGCGGTGGTCGACCCGACCGGCTGCGGCGACGCCTTCCGCGCCGCCCTGCTCTATGGCCTGGAGCGCGGCTGGCCGCTGCAGCGCTGCGTGGCGCTGGGCAACCGCATCGGCGCGATCAAGATCGCCAGCGCCGGCCCGCAGAACCACACGCTGGACCGCGCGGCGCTGGGCGTCGACTGACCGTCAGGGCCAGGGCCCGGAAAAGAAAAAAGCCCGGCACCTTGCGATGCCGGGCCGGGGGGCCGAAGGCGGCCGGCGCCGAGGCGCCGGACAGCCCCGCCCCGTCAGGGCTTGTTGCCCGTCGGGAAGGGCCAGGCCGCGGCCGGGCTCAGCGCCGTCTTGGCCGCCGGCGCAGGCGCCGGCGCGGCCGCGGCGGGCGCAGGGGCTGCAGCAGGGGCCGCAGGCGCAGTCGGGGTCGGGGCCTTCTTGGCCGCCGCCTTCTTCGCCGCCTTCTTCGCAGGCGCCTTCTTCGCAGCCGCCTTCTTCGCAGGCGCGGCCTTCTTCGCAGCGGCCTTCTTCGCAGGCGCCTTCTTCGCAGCGGCCTTCTTGGCCGGCGCCTTCTTGGCCGCGACCTTCTTCGCCGGGGCCTTCTTCGCCGCCGCCTTCTTGGCCGGCGCCTTCTTCGCAGCGACCTTCTTGGCCGGCGCCTTCTTGGCGGCGACCTTCTTGGCCGCGACCTTCTTCGCCGGCGCCTTCTTGGCCGCCACCTTCTTCGCGGGCGCCTTCTTGGCGGCCACCTTCTTCGCCGGGGCCTTCTTCGCCGCAGCCTTCTTCGCAGTTGCCATTTCAATCTCCTTGATCAAGTTGCAAAGAGCACCGCACCGCTCGAGTCGGCGCGGCGTTTCACCGCCCGGTTGTCGCCCGGCCGTCTTGGCAACGGCCGGTGCACCCCCGGTGTCGGTGAACGGGGTGGCGAGCCGCCGCGTGCCGCTTCTGGCGTCGGCACATCGGGGCTCGCGGATCTTGATCTCACCGATCGATGGGCTGCGGTGTCGCTCTGGCGGCGGCCATCCGGCAGTCGGGGACGTCGATCACGCCCCCGGTCTGGTTCCTTGCGGAATCAGTCCCAGCTCAATGCGCCACCGGACTGGTATTCGATGACGCGGGTTTCAAAGAAATTGCGCTCCTTCTTGAGGTCGATCATCTCGCTCATCCACGGGAACGGGTTCTCCTCGTTCGGGAAGAGCTCCTCGAGGCCGATCTGCGTCGCCCGCCGGTTGGCGATGTAGCGCAGGTAGCCCTTGAACATCGAGGCGTTGAGGCCCAGCACGCCGCGCGGCATGGTGTCCTCGGCGTAGCGGTACTCCAGCTCGACCGCCTTCAGGAACAGCGCCTTGATCTCGGTCTTGAACTCCGCCGTCCACAGGTGCGGGTTCTCCAGCTTGATCTGGTTGATGAGGTCGATGCCGAAGTTGCAGTGCATCGACTCGTCGCGCAGGATGTACTGGTACTGCTCGGCCGCGCCGGTCATCTTGTTCTGCCGGCCCAGCGCCAGGATCTGCGTGAAGCCGACGTAGAAGAACAGGCCTTCCATCAGGCAGGCGAAGACGATCAGGCTCTTCAGCAGCGTCTGGTCGTTCTCCGGCGTGCCGGTCTTGAAGTGCGGGTCCATGATCGCGTCGATGAACGGGATCAGGAACTCGTCCTTCTCGCGGATCGACGAGACCTCGTGGTAGGCGTTGAAGATCTCGCTCTCGTCCAGGCCCAGCGACTCCACGATGTACTGGTAGGCGTGGGTGTGGATGGCCTCCTCGAAGGCCTGGCGCAGCAGGAACTGCCGGCACTCCGGCGCCGTGATGTGGCGGTAGGTGCCGAGGGTGATGTTGTTGGCGGCCAGCGAGTCGGCGGTGACGAAGAAGCCGAGGTTGCGCTTGATGACGCGGCGCTCGTCCTCGGTCAGGCCGTTGGGGTCCTTCCAGAGCGCGATGTCGCGGCTCATGTTCACTTCCTGCGGCATCCAGTGGTTGGCGCAGGTGGCGAGGTACTTCTCCCAGGCCCACTTGTACTTGAAGGGCACCAGCTGGTTGACGTCGGTCTGGCCGTTGATGATGCGCTTGTCGGCCACGTTGACGCGGCGGCCGCTGGGCGCTTCGGCGGCGGCGACCGGCCGGGCCGGGGCGGCCGTCACCGGCACGCTGGACGACACCACCGGCGAGGCGGCGCGGACGGGTTCGGCGACGGGCGGGATCGGAAGCCTTGGCGATTGTTGGAGAGACACCGACTCGGCCCGGACCGCTTGGGGGGCGCTGTTGGACGGCTTGCGTGGAACGCCTTGATCGACGTCGTCTTCCCAGACCAGCATGTGGATGGACTTCCTGTGAATTGAATTATCTGAGTGTTGTGTGCGAACACCAAGCATTTGCGATGCCTTGACACCCCGCTTCGTTGCGAGCCTGCATCGAATGCACGGTCTTGCGCGCCGGCAAGACCGTGTGGCGCACGCGCAGCGTCACTGGCAGGCTTCGCAACCGGGGTCGTCGATGGCGCAGAACTTGATGTCGGAAGCCGGCTCCGCGGCCGCGGCCGCACGCACCTGCGCCGCCGC
The sequence above is a segment of the Aquabacterium sp. J223 genome. Coding sequences within it:
- a CDS encoding ribonucleotide-diphosphate reductase subunit beta, with translation MLVWEDDVDQGVPRKPSNSAPQAVRAESVSLQQSPRLPIPPVAEPVRAASPVVSSSVPVTAAPARPVAAAEAPSGRRVNVADKRIINGQTDVNQLVPFKYKWAWEKYLATCANHWMPQEVNMSRDIALWKDPNGLTEDERRVIKRNLGFFVTADSLAANNITLGTYRHITAPECRQFLLRQAFEEAIHTHAYQYIVESLGLDESEIFNAYHEVSSIREKDEFLIPFIDAIMDPHFKTGTPENDQTLLKSLIVFACLMEGLFFYVGFTQILALGRQNKMTGAAEQYQYILRDESMHCNFGIDLINQIKLENPHLWTAEFKTEIKALFLKAVELEYRYAEDTMPRGVLGLNASMFKGYLRYIANRRATQIGLEELFPNEENPFPWMSEMIDLKKERNFFETRVIEYQSGGALSWD
- a CDS encoding histone H1-like DNA-binding protein; protein product: MATAKKAAAKKAPAKKVAAKKAPAKKVAAKKAPAKKVAAKKVAAKKAPAKKVAAKKAPAKKAAAKKAPAKKVAAKKAPAKKAAAKKAPAKKAAAKKAAPAKKAAAKKAPAKKAAKKAAAKKAPTPTAPAAPAAAPAPAAAAPAPAPAAKTALSPAAAWPFPTGNKP